In Setaria italica strain Yugu1 chromosome IX, Setaria_italica_v2.0, whole genome shotgun sequence, the genomic stretch CGCCGCCATTTCCGGGCATCCATTAATCATACGCGCGACAAAGCGCCCCCGTCTTGCGTGCGTGCGTGGAGGCTGAATTTGGCGCGGCACGGACCCGAGACGTCGACGGATCGGCCGAAACCTGCCGCTAAGGGCACCGCAATGGACTGACAGGCTCTCTACAAGCCTTCCACGTAGGAGAGAGAATGAGTTGCCGTTACGGCTGAGCTGCGCGGGCCTCACCAcgtgttcttcttctccctctccctctgccTCGTCGTCCAGCGGTCCAGCCatctctccgcctcctccactgCTTCGGCCTCCGGTGCTGGCCACGGCCACTGACACGGGGCGAGACGTGCGCAGCCGACGGCCGACCCCAGCGCGAGGCGGACGCCGACGTGGGGCGCGGCCACCGGAAGAGGACAGGGCCGGGGCATGGGCGGAGGCCGGACCGGCGCGGCAGGGCCTCCGGGACGGTTATGAGGGAGAGGGGAGGAAAGAGGAAGGGAGCAGactgaggaagaggaaggattGGCTcattaaaatatttattttttaaggTCCCATAAAACTTTGTAAAGCAGGTCAAAAAGATGGATCGTTGGAGGAGTGACCTACATTGACATCAGTAGCTAAGGTGGACAAGTCTTATAGAGAGCAAGCTTACTTTACTATTGCGGCTGCCGCTAATTCGCTGCACTACCGAACGTTGCCCGCTTGATCTAACGAAAATTTCGCCGTAATCAAAATGCCCAACCAGAAGACCATACAAAATCCCTCGATTGGCCTGGCGCTGACGCTGAGGAGTGACGAGAAACGGAAGCAGCAAAAGGCAGGAGCTAGGAAGAGAtcagggggggaggggggccaTATCGCCGTGCCGTCCCAGGCTCGCAGCTTTGCCCAAAGAAGAAATCAGCGCGCGGGCGTGGGTGTGGCCGTGGAATGTCGAGACTCGAGAGAGACTTGAGAGGGGATGTGACCGGCGATGGGATGAATGCAAGTCAGATCGCTCCCTAGTCCTCACTTTCCTGATCTGCTCTGCTGCGGTTCCTGAAGGGCCCGCGGCAATAGTAAGGGCTGGCAGGGCTCCTCGCGAGGGGCTTCTCGTGCGGAGCTGGAGTCGGAGCCGCGGAGCTACTTTTTTGGACTCCTCCATGCAGGTCTAAAACGactccggctcctcccaaatGTGCTAAAAAATGATTTCGCGGTCAATgccgtttggtgcggctccagctcctccgtgcttcggtaagcgcacggagccggagccctgccaaactggccctaaAAAGGCAGTGAGCAGCCGCCAGCCGGCGACGACGGGTGCTAGTGCTACTGTGCTACAGAAGCAGAGCCGCACGGCGCGAGCACGCCGCGGGGAAGAAGGCTCGCCGCGTCGCGCCGGTCCATGTGCGTCCCACGGAGCGCGGCGGGGAGCTGGGGGACCGAGGCTTGCGCGGGCACCGGAGGGTGTTGCCGTGGCAGGCAGCGCAGGGCGCGAGGGAGACGCAGAGCCTGATGCTTCCTTGTTCCCTCTTCAGCTGGCCTCTCGTTTTCTCGACGGGCCCTGCTGCCTCACTGTTTCTCCAGCTGCACGGACGGATGGCTACTACCTCTACGGCCCTTGGCTAGTTGGCTTGCAATCGTAAACGGAGAAAGCCAGCATTCTGTTGTGTCTCAGCGCGATATTAGGGCCGCATTTCGAACATCGATTTATTTTCGTAATCCACACAAAGATTGAACTCATCTCATGAAGTTACTGAAAAATTCACATGTTCTCAGCATTACCTTAACTGTACATGTAATGATGCCAATCTATGTACCAAGAAGAGGTATGTCAGTGACTAAGTGTGTGCTACTAAGCAGAAATTACACTAATCTTCAAATTGGCGactaatttttttccctttttttataACCGTTATTGCACAAGCTCGTCGTTCCCATATGTCTACCTTCTTTGAACCATTAAGAAACTACTCGTACGGAGTACTCTAGAAAGTTCAATAGACATATTCAGGACCATAATTACCGACAAAATGGTGCCGCGACAAGTACCTTTTAGCATATGCGGTTACACGCTATCTAACTTCGTCTGGAAGTCCGGATCCCGGACAGCGACAGCTGAACAGGTTAGGTGATGCACTGAAGCTAGCCGGGAAAGCACAAGACGCCCTTCCCGCGCGGCAAGGCCATAAAGCCACTCACCTTACTGTACAGCGAGGCTTCTAGCAATTTGCAACAGCAGCCCAACTACATCTACCATACTTTGCTTGGAGCCGACAAGGCGACAAGGTGAGTTAGTTAACACGAGGCAGTTCCATCCGTCAAAAAGAATGGGATTAGACATTAGTGGCCTCAAAGTACCAGGATAAAGATAAACTAAACTGCACTGGGGCATGCAGTCATGCACTAACTCCTTGTAGCATCAGCCAGTGGATCGTTCTGGCAATGGGCGCCAGATGAAATGCACAATGCTGCATTGCTTTTGAATCGGGTGAATGAGAAGTAAGGCAAGATATTATGATATACAGTGCCTAAATAGAAAAGGCTACCAGCCATAAATACAAACGCTAAGCAAAATGTATCTATAGAATCGCTAAAATGGAAGAATTGCATGAATAATCCTCACCAATTTAATTCCAATGGATATACAGGTTTACCCTCCAAGAACTCTGTACAACTACCAGAACAATGTAAGCTTCAACCAATATCTGGTGCAATGGGAGCTCAGAAAAAGCCCACCTGAGTTGGTTGTCAGATCAAAACGGCAAGAGGTTGAAATCCTGAAAATGAAAAATATGACACAGAGTTAGTATGAGCTTAAATCATATGTCGAAAAAGGGTACAGCGATAGGGCAAAGTCAATAGATCAAAAACATTAATTTTATAGAGGGTGCAAATTGGCGCCCAAAGGGTGTCCATCAACCCTTCACAGAATGTCCTTGGCAGGTCATTGTCCTTTTTATCAGTATGTCATTCACAAGGTAGACTATATTCCTACTGGCCTGTAAATTTGTAATGCCATATTTTGTTCTGTTTTCCTGACAACTAAGTTAATACCATTTCTGTGATTGTGTCAGGTGTTGCCATGCCCCAGTGAATGAGCATGTCAATGCAAGGAGAATAAAAGCTGACTGTAATATGAAAAACAAAATAGGAATCACCTCAAGACAATATGACCAGTCCAAGATATATCGACGCACagagaaaaataaatgaaatgaaGCCCCTGAAAGAAAGGACAGCTAATGTTAGTGCATGTGTCTTTACCATCAGGATTATCTCAATATAATATCATGGGAGAAAAAGAAACTATTAAAATTGCAGAGCAGACCATATAACACCCCATGCAAAACCATTGCAAGGGCAAGGGCAGATTTCAGCAAACTTCTCAGCATCACTTGAATGAACTCTTCGGGATATCAAGTCATCATAAATATCTAGATAAGTTGGGAACATTTCATTTATAAGAACAGATAGTAAATCATGGATTGTTCTAACAtgtaataaaaaggaaaagtctGTTTGTTCCTTACCATAAACTGAAAATAAGCTGTTCATCACACCTGATGGACATTAAACAAACATAGAACATTAAATTACAACCATCTAATTTGTGTTCCAGAAAGTAAAATAAAGAGAATATGATTGTAGGAAGTCTTCGCTCTCACCTATGAATAAGATCACATATTTCAGAATATGGAAAGATGTAAATTCTTGTATGACCCAAACAACAGCGATGAATACAACGAATCCTGGATAATAACATAGTAAGTAGCATGCTGCAGAGTAAGGTCTTAAACGGAGATGAAATCATGTTTATTCATACCAATGCAGAGCCAGCGAAGAAACCACTGCACAATTAAAAAATGAGATGATAGCGCTTAATTAAATGATCGAGATTACTGTGTGGACAAGTAGGACAAGACAAATGAAGAAAGTCATAATTTGCAACAATGAAACATATTTTAGTGAACTTACATTATCTGCAACAAAAAGAACAATAACCAATGCAAGTATGAAACAACCCGCTGCAATTCTCGTAGTGAGGAGATTTGTGGATGCAAGTATGAAGATCATTCCCCAAAATGATGAACCCAGATCTGCAATTCAAAACAAAACAGCAGCATCAAATAAGAGAATAAAGGTGGATTGGCCGAACAGGAGAACATAAAATTCAGAGGACCAAACAACAAATCTACTCCAAACAGTTGGTTTAATTTTATAGTTGGAGGATGCTAAAAGAATGAAAGGTTACtgaaacataaaaaataacCTAGTCAAGGTTCATATAGATTTACAGATTAGACCCATGAAATAAATTCATCACAAACTTGCTTATTGGAAATTAGGTCTAAAATGTTTGATAAATTCAACAGTCCAGGTCCAGTACATTAAAATATCAGAGAGAACACAAAAATATGATGTTGAGTAATAGAGAATCAGCTATTTCATTTTTTGTTAGCATTCTTGTGAGAAATCATAAGACATGAACGTGAGGGATGAGGGGGGAAAGGGATTTACATCCAGCGGGCAAGATTATCCAATATATGCCACCCCGAGTTTGAGTAACGCCACCCTCATTTGCATGGACCTGCATACCTTCGACCTGAAGAAGCCAATgaaattgaaatattttttgAACAAATGCGCACAAGAATCAAATTGAAATATAACATGAACCTAATGAACATTTGAGGCATTATCTTATCTGGCATCAACACTGAGTAGATATAATGTCTAGATCTGGTAGTTGGCAGAAGCTGGccaaaatattatgtataagcaATGAAACAAATGACCAACTCCAAATTAGTCAAAGGACCACATCCGGTAAAAATATCATAAAGTATAGAGCGAGATAAGCAACTAAGAAAATGTTTTGAAATGTCTGGAACATTTCTTACAAACAGGATTGTCCTTAGATACAATCAGGGGTATCCAAAAATTGAACTGTTTAACACGGGGAGAAGCACTAAATGTCCAACTCGAAGCACATCAAAAGACTGTCTTTCGAAAGGTAGGCTGAATTTATCTTAAAACCAAAGTATAAACTAAAGATGGAATGAAGGAAAAAACAAAGACAAGGAACTATGGACCAACCATACtaaatatgaaataaacatctaaGCAATTGTTTGCTGCTCCTTTATAATCTTTAATAAACCAATGACAGATCAACCCCAATAGTTTCACATTTGATCATGTGGTTGCCTTCCTAATAGCAGACTTCAGAAGCATGCATTACTTCTCCTTTTACACCGCACAACGTACAGTATGGTCTACTTTGGTCCCCAAGCAAAGAGTCATTGGTTTGCATTACCAGGTGGTTTGAGAGGGCTGCAACTTAACAAAATGCTCAGGACTGCACATTTTCAGATAGTGGACATTTGTTGACCAGAGCCCCTCACTTGAATGCTGAAGAACAGTACAGCTGCAGCAAGAGCGGAGAGATACTTGCGGATAGCAGGAAAAAAAGGGATAGCAACTAAGTCCAGGACTCCAGGTCCTTGATGAAATCAAATCCCTGCATTTAGAAGAATGAAAAGACGCAGGTATATTCTGCTCCCGTgaaaagcaaagcaaaaaaaAGCGCGCCCGCAATATGGACTTGGTCCTCACTGATAAGGGATGCTACTTTTCCCACCTACCAGCTCCAAATGATGGGCGAAACATAATCGCCCCCATCTCGAGCCTAATCGGACTTCGATTGCAGCTACCACAATCCCATCGCAAATTCGCAATGCCACACCATCACGGCGAGTTgaaatttttttccccaaagcGGGTGCTGCAACGCGCAGGAGTTTATGGCTTACATCGCCGCAGGTGAGCTTGCAGGCGAGCGCGTGGCTGGTCTCGTGGAGGAAGACGGTGATGAGCTTGAACGGCGTGAGCAGGAACGTCCTCCACAGCTGCAAAAAAGAACCCGCTCAGACCACGGCGAGCCAAAACCCCAACTCCTCTCGGAGTCGTGAGAAGAGAATCAAAGCAACCAGAGAGAGAATCGGTGGAGGTGCCGGCGATGGGGAGGAGCTCACGAGGAGGATGACGACGGTGGagacgccgacggcggcgatgaAGATCCTCTGGTCGCGGTCGCAGCAGCCCCGCAGCTCCCAGTTCACCGCcatcctcgcccgccgccgccgtagatCTGCCTCCGGCTCGAAttcgggggaggggaggggagaggcaGGCAAATAAGAGCAGCAACGAATGGAAACTGCTCGGGGTCGGCTTGGCCGAACTGAAAACGTGCGGGGGCGCAGGAACCgagaccgggcggcgcggggcgggcgcgggggtggggtgggggacgTGTCCGCGGCGCGTATGGGCCGAGGAAAATTTTGATCGCTCCCGGCAGCCAGCCAGAGGAAGCCAGGTCGGAGCGAGCTGACGCTTGGAGGTTTGTGGGTAACGAGCGGGAGACCGGGTTACGTGGCCATtagcggcggtggcgcagccAATAATTCCAGCTAAACTAAGCATGGTGAGTTGAGTGGTCACGTAAGGAGACGACCAGTTCCGGACGGGGACTCGGGTCATCGCGGTGACTTCATGAGGGAGTGGGCGCGGTGGTTGGCCGGTTTGCTACTCCTTCTGCAACCGCGTTTCGGCGCTGGCTGGATGGAGCGAGTCGGCGTTTTTTTCTCCCGGCGGCTCCTTTCACCTCGCCGATCTCTTCTGTGTGGAAATTGGAACTTTGTTTGACGTTTCTCAAGATCGATGAAGGAGCAGGTCGTACTCAAACCGCGTAGCCGTACGCTAGCGGAGCTGAGGATTTGCGTGGCCTTTATAGCTTGGCTTAGTAATGATACGGCTCGTGATTTTGTGTGGTACTCAATCTCTGGCGTCACTATCTTGGGCGTTCGCGTGTCGGGGCTCGCCGGATCACGGTGTCCCGCAGATGGGTTCGGTTGTCGTGTCAAGATCTCGGTGGATCGGTGACGACGAGCATGTGCTATATACCCGGTGCCCTCAGCCCTCGATCAAGTCCTTTCGCGGCTCTGCCTGCCTCCACGAGGTTTAGCAGTGCTATTGCTGTCGCTACACTTGTAGCCGCGCGGCCGGCGAAAAGGAAGAATGCTTTGGGACAAAGTGATGGGCGACGCCATGACTCCGCGTTCCCGGCCGTGTTTGACGTGTCTTTCCCTTCAGCGGGAAGGCTTTGCAACTAGCCAGTCTGTTCCTTTCAAGATGCATGGACGATTTCGCTAGTAtatatcttttttgtttttcctcTTATAAAATGCTCATTTTCTATATCAAGAACAAATGAGCAAATGCATGAATCGCCTTATGCAGCTTTTTACTTCATGGGCTCTGGGCCGGTGTATTTGGGCCAAATTGCGTACAAAATGCAACGAACGGCTGGCTCACCACCGAACAAATCGAGGGCCCGATAATACTGGGGGCTCCTTAAGCTTCGTCACTTTAAAGCCCACTAGGCTCAGTTAGGACTTTATACCAATATTTCAACGAATcaggttcaacatttttaaaaaaaataaatcaacatttaaaaatactagattcaacatttcttGAATATCGATCAATATTTTGTAAACAAAatactacattcaacatttctATAAGCAACCATTTCGGATTTCTTttttccatcatcttcttcaacctAGGGCACGGGCGACGcgcgggaggggggggggggggggggggggggtgaggcCGACGCGCGGCGGCCAGCAAGAGTACGCGGCCTCCATGGCATTACACTGATTACACGGTATAAGAAATAAATGGCTGAAACACATATGGGCTTGTACACCGCGATGCACCTAGCTAAAATGTCTCGGTGGAAGTGGAATGAGTGAGGGGAGCTAGTTGGCTATCAGCGGTCCGCCGCCATGATCCACTTTTAAAGGCTCCAAGAACAGCTCGCGAATTTCCATCTTTTTTCCCATCATCTGGTGCACTAAGACCATCGCCACTTTGGTAGATGCAGTGGGAGATTCGCGCCATATTCAAACAAGCATTTGCCAAGGAAGGAGGGTACTGGCAGTTGTTGGATACGTCCtgattaaggggtgtttggataacaggagctaaactttagccgtgTCATGTCGAATGTTCGgatcctaattaggaggactaaacatgagctaattacaaaactaataacAGAACCCTATgcttcgcgagacgaatctattaagcctaattaatacatcattagcaaatggttactgtagcaccatattgtcaaatcatggactaattaggcttaatagattcgtctatgtttaatactcctaattagtatctaacatccgatatgacagaaGCTGGTCTCTCATCGCTTTGCGAGCGTCACTCTCCATGGCTCTGTTCTCAAACATGTAAATGGCTATAGAAGATGGCGCATCTCCTCTCCTCAAATCTTCCTACATTTCCGCGCAAGAAAGAAATGTCAAGAAATGGTTAATGCCTAATACTCTGGATCTGACAATTTACTGCAAGAATAAACAGTGCTCTTACAGAATGAGTCGTTGCAGAGGCGGAATATTTTGGATACCATCTGGACCAATTTTGGATAGCTTTCAAGTTGTTAGATGGACTTTTGGGTGATGCCTTCGTTGGTAATGGGAAAAGCATGGAGTGACATTAGAGGTCCAGAGACCGACGCCCATCCGTTTTCCAAATATTCTTGGAGGGTCGGTTTGTAATTACTGTAGTAGTGCCACTTTGCTTCCGATAGGAACGCCTTGCAAAGGTCATGCCACTGACAAAATAAACAACTGGCGTGAGATCCAATGGTAAGTAAACCATTGCATTTTATGCACTAAAAATAAAACGGCTCTCTGTTGTATTGTCTCAATGGCATCGGTGAAAATTGACACACTGCAAGTTTAAGATGCAAAGTTCATTTCAAATTAAATGAACTTGCAGTGATCACCGATGTCTCGGTCAGATTCACCGATTCTGGCTGGCGCCCGTTGTTGTGTATACTCACCGCTTTCTTAAGGAGAAACCGTACATCACATCCATCTGTCCTTTGAACGTGCTCGGCGACCTCATTTGAGAAGTTGAAGATAGTGAGGTAGATTGCATTCATATACTCGGGTAGTTGTTCGCTTGCAGTGGCCTCCCATCTGTAcgttggaaaaaaaatttgtgACTATGGTTCAGGCAGAATATGGTCTTGTTAATAATTTGTATGACATTATCATTTGAGAAACTAAAAGTTTATTCTAGCGTAGATTCCATATTTGGACAGCATTTTTGGCTTAGGGTGTAATTTAAAGGTCCTCACCCAAGTGGCACAGACATGATAGAGTTTAAGGATATATGGTGAAATTACCTATTTTACCAACAGTATTTGTTATAGTATACTCTTGTCACTCCAAGCAGGTGTGTTGCAAATTTTACCTTTCAATGACATCGGTGAACAATGCAAGTTCATCTAACGTTCCATAGATATCGTAGATATCATCCAAGACAGCAAATGCTTTAGCGACCACTTCTCGGCATGCTGCAAGACAAGGTTCCGAAGCAACACCATACACCAGTTGCAAAATAGAAGCACTCCATcaaacgatccctcgcaaatggCGAAGTTTTGTTCAGAGCAGCATTCCTCCACCAGCT encodes the following:
- the LOC101775945 gene encoding uncharacterized protein LOC101775945, whose product is MAVNWELRGCCDRDQRIFIAAVGVSTVVILLLWRTFLLTPFKLITVFLHETSHALACKLTCGDVEGMQVHANEGGVTQTRGGIYWIILPAGYLGSSFWGMIFILASTNLLTTRIAAGCFILALVIVLFVADNWFLRWLCIGFVVFIAVVWVIQEFTSFHILKYVILFIGVMNSLFSVYDIYDDLISRRVHSSDAEKFAEICPCPCNGFAWGVIWGFISFIFLCASIYLGLVILS